The following proteins are co-located in the Maridesulfovibrio sp. genome:
- a CDS encoding aminopeptidase, with product MNAIQTLLQTCAGIKEGERLLLITDPSTKKVGQLISAEASKTAQAQCICIDALEVHGQEPSPEAAALMLENDVVFGLTKKSLAHTQARFNFSQQGGRYLSLPDYSLELLEHKSLCFDFGSLANESQKIADALDQGSYVSIKTPLGTDFTCSLKGRAATACPGTALAKGELASPPDAETNIAPIEHESRGVIVVDASIPCDELGVLKSPITLTVTDGAIVDIKGEQAEILENLLATKGNAKSRILGELGIGLNPEAEICGIMLVDEGCRGTVHFGFGSNSTIGGTNAAPTHIDMIVTNPTVTVDGKNIILDGQITI from the coding sequence ATGAATGCAATACAAACTTTACTCCAGACCTGTGCCGGGATCAAAGAAGGTGAACGGCTACTTTTAATTACCGATCCTTCTACAAAAAAAGTAGGTCAACTGATTTCCGCAGAAGCATCAAAAACCGCGCAAGCTCAATGCATCTGTATTGACGCACTGGAGGTTCATGGACAAGAACCTTCTCCAGAAGCAGCGGCCTTGATGCTGGAAAACGATGTTGTCTTCGGACTGACAAAGAAATCCCTTGCCCACACCCAGGCAAGATTTAATTTCTCTCAACAGGGTGGCCGCTACTTAAGCCTTCCAGACTATTCTCTGGAACTTCTGGAACATAAATCCCTTTGCTTTGACTTCGGCAGTCTGGCTAACGAATCCCAAAAAATTGCGGATGCTTTAGACCAAGGCTCCTATGTATCGATCAAAACCCCGTTGGGCACAGATTTCACCTGCAGCCTCAAAGGCAGGGCTGCAACTGCCTGCCCCGGAACAGCATTAGCGAAAGGAGAACTGGCTTCCCCTCCGGACGCAGAAACAAATATTGCACCTATTGAACACGAATCCCGTGGAGTCATCGTTGTTGATGCCAGTATCCCATGTGATGAACTTGGAGTACTGAAATCACCGATCACCCTGACCGTAACCGACGGTGCAATTGTTGACATTAAGGGAGAACAAGCTGAGATTCTGGAAAATCTCCTTGCGACAAAAGGCAATGCCAAATCCAGAATACTTGGAGAACTGGGCATTGGACTAAATCCTGAAGCTGAAATTTGCGGAATAATGCTTGTTGATGAAGGATGCCGGGGAACAGTCCATTTTGGATTCGGTTCAAACTCGACAATCGGCGGAACCAATGCCGCACCAACCCACATTGATATGATCGTAACTAACCCCACTGTTACAGTGGACGGTAAAAATATTATCCTCGACGGACAAATTACTATTTAA
- a CDS encoding pyridoxal phosphate-dependent aminotransferase codes for MTRFARELPASGIRKFFDLANVIQSQGHTVHRLDIGRPVWNVPKGAIQLLSEAMQNGHYHYIANRGNSHLRTVLSEDLFKKTGKKFDTENEFIITTGASEGLAMCSLALLKEGDEMIIPEPAWPHYKATAILAGATPVTIDLSPANDFQLNPELVEKHITPKTKILVLTNPSNPTGAVQKRSVLEALAALAEKHGFYILADEVYDHFVYDETEFSSMAEIMKDSDKLIYLNSLSKTYSMTGWRIGYICSDAQVSDAMNRVHQYLTVCGVSTVQFAAAHLLENIDESNYVADMLGEFSKRRAVWISDSDKSNNFAYSSPQGAFYFFPEFDFKGMDSHKFCEYMLKEYHVSMVPGEVFGESFKNHVRISFSGSVDTQEQAKSIIMSTLAKSEVS; via the coding sequence ATGACCAGATTTGCTAGAGAACTGCCGGCCTCAGGAATTCGCAAATTTTTTGACCTTGCAAATGTAATCCAATCACAGGGGCACACTGTTCACCGTCTTGATATTGGGCGCCCGGTCTGGAACGTTCCGAAAGGAGCGATACAACTTCTTTCTGAAGCCATGCAAAACGGTCACTACCACTACATTGCAAATCGGGGTAATAGTCACCTGCGTACAGTTCTTTCCGAAGACCTGTTCAAAAAAACAGGCAAAAAATTCGACACTGAAAACGAATTCATAATCACCACTGGAGCCAGCGAAGGCTTGGCCATGTGCTCTTTGGCTCTGCTCAAGGAAGGGGATGAAATGATTATCCCTGAACCTGCATGGCCGCATTATAAAGCAACAGCAATTCTTGCGGGAGCCACCCCAGTCACCATCGACCTTTCCCCTGCAAATGATTTTCAACTGAACCCTGAGCTTGTTGAAAAACACATAACTCCCAAAACTAAAATTTTAGTCCTCACCAACCCCAGTAACCCCACCGGTGCTGTTCAGAAACGATCAGTATTGGAAGCACTTGCTGCCTTGGCTGAAAAACACGGTTTCTACATTCTCGCAGACGAGGTGTACGATCACTTTGTGTATGATGAAACTGAATTCTCCTCCATGGCTGAAATTATGAAAGACAGCGACAAGCTTATTTATTTAAACAGCTTGTCCAAGACCTACAGCATGACCGGCTGGAGAATCGGATACATATGCTCCGATGCTCAGGTTTCAGATGCCATGAACCGGGTTCACCAGTATCTAACCGTTTGCGGTGTTTCCACAGTTCAGTTCGCCGCAGCACATCTGCTGGAAAATATTGATGAATCAAATTACGTTGCAGACATGTTAGGTGAATTCTCCAAACGCAGGGCAGTCTGGATATCAGACAGCGATAAATCAAACAATTTTGCCTATTCAAGCCCGCAAGGGGCATTTTATTTTTTCCCAGAGTTTGATTTTAAGGGTATGGATTCACACAAATTTTGTGAATATATGCTGAAAGAATACCATGTCTCCATGGTTCCCGGAGAAGTTTTCGGTGAAAGTTTCAAAAACCATGTACGAATTTCATTCAGCGGAAGTGTTGATACACAGGAACAAGCAAAGTCGATAATCATGTCTACTCTTGCCAAAAGTGAGGTGTCATAA
- a CDS encoding polysaccharide deacetylase family protein yields MAYFARKVIHATCPERYFIQYMQKQQNPFGKATYSLTFDFDFEKDIEAFPYVLDLLKKHDIKAGFAVIGKFVEEYPDIHLRAVDEGHEIINHTYTHPDNPHWAPDRYFNKLTYNEQKEEIERAHEVFKKNLGIECIGFRTPHYGNLHTESVYPILAELGYKYSSSTAACGYKGYGAPSEHSHGIIEIPTGCSVHFPFAIFDSWNMLRKKTPFLGDDKLFVKEFADTMKIIAEHNLFLTHYFDPYDITENGKLSNILDIIKKNKINTALYRDLHF; encoded by the coding sequence ATGGCCTACTTTGCCCGCAAGGTGATTCATGCAACATGTCCTGAAAGATATTTCATCCAGTACATGCAAAAACAACAGAATCCTTTTGGGAAAGCGACCTATTCGCTGACCTTTGATTTTGATTTTGAAAAGGATATTGAGGCTTTTCCATACGTACTGGATTTGCTTAAAAAGCATGATATCAAAGCGGGCTTTGCAGTAATCGGAAAGTTTGTTGAAGAATATCCGGATATACATTTACGGGCTGTGGATGAGGGACATGAAATTATAAACCATACCTACACCCATCCAGATAATCCCCACTGGGCCCCGGACAGATATTTCAATAAGCTTACATATAACGAGCAGAAAGAAGAAATTGAACGGGCGCATGAAGTATTCAAAAAAAATCTGGGGATAGAGTGTATTGGTTTTAGAACTCCCCACTATGGCAATCTGCACACCGAAAGTGTTTACCCGATTCTTGCCGAATTGGGCTATAAATACAGCAGCTCTACTGCAGCCTGCGGTTACAAAGGATATGGAGCCCCTTCCGAGCACTCACACGGAATCATCGAAATTCCAACTGGCTGCAGCGTCCACTTTCCTTTTGCAATCTTTGATTCGTGGAATATGTTGCGCAAAAAGACCCCCTTTCTCGGCGACGACAAACTGTTTGTCAAAGAGTTTGCAGATACGATGAAAATCATTGCTGAGCACAATCTTTTTTTGACTCACTACTTTGATCCCTACGACATAACAGAGAATGGTAAACTCTCTAATATCCTGGATATTATCAAAAAAAACAAAATCAACACAGCCCTATACAGAGATTTACACTTCTAA